The genomic window gggaaaatattttcataaccttctaaataaatacataattagttTTCTtggaattaatttatatatttaagcaACATGAGAAGGGCTCGTTTACCTGGCTTTACTTGGCTACCAGTGGAggtcacatacaaaaaaaaaataacttctataTAACAGCAGATGAGTATATCGTCTAAATTCTCAGATCCATTCTGAACCTCTCCCAGAGTAATCAATGAGATCACTATCCTGATAGCTTcaaaattggaaagggaattatTCATCTTCatcagaaggatttttttttccttttttgcatttAGTTACCATTTATAGTCTATTTTCCCCAGGCTTTAACTTCTGTTCTTGACTTTTTGAACTTTTCTAAGGGGCAAAAGTCTGGAAAAGACATATtcagttcattcatttattaatatttggGGTTGAACTAAAAATGTTTCTATATCCTGCCACTCATCTATCTCTCTTCATGTCCTTTTAGTCATCCAGATCCATCACCTTAGTACTTCTGTTccaagtatatataataaatgaagaTGTATGTATGTTCAAAGTAGTTTGTTTTTCCTCTCCCAGACTGGAGTATATCAAAAAGTTAAGAGATCATTTGTCTGGACTACTAAGTAACCTACCACCTGGTCTTCTTGCTTAGACTTCAACATgttcttcatattttatattcatatctaAAAATCATGTTCTTGATATATAGAACTCACTTCATTATTTCCCTTCTGAAATAGGTTAACTTAAtatctcactttcttcatttgtaaaatgagggagttgggctAAATGGCCCAAGATTCCTTTAGTGTTATGATTCTCTGAATGTTACTCTAATATCCGCATTCTTTGTTTTAGCTTTGAAAGATCTCTGTAATCTGACAAGTATGACTTGGTTTTATTTCATGCTCTCATCCAGTACATATTTTAAATTGTAGCCAAACTAGACTACTTGCCATTTCCTGATCCTATTAGTAACTACTTTTTTCTGTATGTATTCTTGTAGACTATCCACTGCTCAAAATGAATTATTCCACATATCTAGCTGCTGAAAtgtcatagattcagagctgaaagggaccttggagattgtgttttcttttatgatccCTGGTATCTTGCACACAGAAGGTACTTAATGTGTGTTGGATTAGTTTAGATTGaattcaattaatttaaatttgatcTAGTCAAACCTCACTTTGCACATGAAGAAAATTGGATCCCTATAGACTAAATGACATACTGGGAATAATTGCCAGATGTGGGTGGTAACTAAGGTCCTTTGAACTCAAATCTATCATTTTTTGTCTAGTTACTATTCTAGTTACTATCTCTGTTAACAGTTGTAATTATTAATACTTATATAGCTTTTgtatattaattaatttgattaccAATTGATCATAATTTGTGTCTAGCTTTGCTGAATATCCCTATTtcgtagatgaggaaactgaggctaaggagTTAATTGCACAGGATCCCACAATAGGGTACTGATTCAGAATTCCTATTTAGGCATTCTTGAGGCCTACACTATCTTATATTATCTAAGCTTGTCCCTTCCCTGTTCTTTAACTGATCCTTCTCAAAACTTTTTGTTTGACTTAAGCACTtaagttttaatttgtattatagttatttgcatatctAAGCACTATTGTTATCCCTGGTACCTTCCATATGGAAAGCACTTAATGTGTGTTGGATTAGTTTGTTGaattcaattaatttaaatttgatttctgaAATAACTAAATCATAGAACTTTCtcttataattttgattacattaggttgaaaaatttttgtacaaacaaaaccaatatagtcaagattaaaagagaagctaaaagctgggggaaattttttgCATTCAGTGTTTGTAATtaagaccttatttctaaaatatgtagagtattgactaaaatttataagaatataagtcattccccaattgataatggtcaaaggatataaacaaacaattttcatataAAGACATTAAAGGTATTTCTagcttatgaaaaaatgctcaaaatcactattgattagagaaatacaaattaagataattatGAGGTAACATTTCATACCTCTGAGATCCACtaaatgataggaaaaggtaatgataaatgttgaaggggatgtgggaaaattgggacacttaaTATACTGGTGGAggtatgaactgatccaatcattttaaataaatgcccAAAACAGCTATCGAACTTTGCATACCTTTTGGTCCAAGAGTGTCTCTTTTGGGGCTTTATCCCTCCGAGatcttgaaaaaaaggaaaaggactcacatgtgcaaaaatgtttatagtagcctTTTTTTATAAtggtaaggaactagaaactgagtggatggatgTCCATttgttggggaatggttgaataagttatatataaatgtaatggaatattagcgttctataagaaattatgagcaagcTGAcatcagaaaagcatggaaagacttttAATATGGACTGGTTCTAAGTAAagtaaattgatgctaagtgagaataaccaagaaaacattgtatatagcaacaagaagattatgtgatgatcaactgtgatggatttggctcttttcagcaatgggGTGATTCAAAGTGGTTCCAATAATATTgtgagccatctgcatctagaaagggAACTATGGacaatgaatgtggatcaaagtatataattttcatctttttttttttttttttctcttttgatctgatttttcttgtgctgcatgacttgtagaaataggtttagaagaattgtacatgtttttatactatgttggattgcttgctgtctggtgGGGGGGtagtgaaaggaaggagaaaaatttgaaggggaatgttgaaaactatttttgtatgtatatggaaaaagaaaaagctattataaaaaaagaatttcttctctttgaaATAGTATGGTCCTACTTCAGTTTATTGAACATAAATGCATGCCTCAGAACATTATTGAAGATAAATATGGGAATAACTGTGAAACTCCAATATAGCCACtgacaaagaaattaatataAGAGCTTTTCATACCCCATGATCCGATAGCAATTTTTTCAGAGATAATAATTCCGTTCATACTTTATATTCTATCAAATATCAGTATTTTCTTTGGGCaaaatattgctgagaaaaatcgTAGCAGAAAAGATCCATAGATATGGAAATCAAAGACAGAATCTTGGCATAGATAAATCACTTGGCTTGCTTAGAAAGATAAGTACCTAGACTATTTCTAAGTTcctagactaatttttttttttttttttttgaggtggggGAGGGTTAGTTTTAATCTGTGttcagtaaaacaaaaaaactagaattTGTTAATAGAGAGTGTTTGGAAATGTTTCTGTTGCATAGAAGCATTTACTTTTACTGTAGCATAATATGGTGGGTCCTGCTGAGTTAGAAAGCCTTTGAGTTTGGTACTTATTTGGTAATAGAGGAATGTCTGGTAATTGAGGATTAGCTGAGCTAAATTCAGAGAGACCCTTCATCAGAGATTTAATTAACCAATGATTGTTTTAGATGCAGAAATTTATGAGATACCTAATGAAGTGTTTGGTATGCATCATTGGTGGTGGAAGTACCAGTACTATTGATGAAATTGTGAATCTATGATGTACTGAAGTAAAATGATATTCTctcaaatatatttagaaaaaagactttaaaaatgtgGTAATGGTATATTTCTACCAATGAAATTAGTAGGTCAGAGGATATTTTGTAAATTCTACAGATCTCTTAGATGgatttttgtaatgttctgttgtctccaaaTTGTGAAtctgttctctgggaggagatctcttggggagcttctggggaggcagccttggtttTAGTTCCAGTAGcagtaatccccaaaatgaaGCCaaaagttaaagtccagatcctttctgtctctttccaaaatcttatctccttcacttggggctctctCTGCTAGTTTTCAGAGGCCTTCCTTATCTTGTCTCtagttctttgtctctttcaGCTAGCTTCTCGGCTCTAgttccttctgaatccaaagcctccagccagcatgaaggtagacttGGGAATGAATCACtttgcctccaagagtgtgggattgtggacTTCTGTCTgtttggccctgagagtttcttgcttatatgatgcacactgagtatacaccaatcatttcatcactagaaaccattatttgttgtaggattaaatcaatgccaAATTAGacttaatcattgtctcctcaattccactcagtaccttatttcaagttctggcccataacatctccttgtaggatcaaatcaattgtctctattcattccagtgatttagcactTTGTAAAAAATCCTAACAGATTTTTAATAAGATTGTACTCAATTGTTCTAGTTTTCTTTAATCTCTGCCTATTAGAGGGTAGCTCAGGGttttattttgcatctttttaattattaatgaaattaaattccctccccccctccaattAATCATCAGTAATCCAACTAACCTATTGAAATCCTTACCAGTTTATAAGTCTATGgtgcaaaatttattttttatggaaaatCAGTTATCCCATAACCATGAACTGGCAGTTAGCTCTTTGAATTTGTaaccattctttatattttaacttttattagcataagtatttaaaaataatttattttgcttatattttattgcattgaaatttattttagtaacttgtttttaatctttccaatttgttatatagaaaaaagtaatttactCTCTACAAGAGTTAAAATATGTTCTATTCTcctatatttttatagttttttaacaTGACTTATCATCCTTATATAGCTCATTGATGTATATGACATGAGATAGTTTAGCAAAGCAGTTATTAATCAGTTTTCCCTAATGCATGCGAAATGAATCCTTTCcccagtttttattttataaaatttctataactttattaagttattattaatattaatatttcatatacTTATGCTAtcttatttcattgatatatttttgttttgttttatttttcatttacaatCAACCTGGTAATTTTGATGATAAATCCacctaatttattttaaagtctgaAAATGGCAATGCCATAGTCATTTGTTTTTTACTGCAGTGcattccttgatattcttttctgCTTGTTTTCCTCATGTATGTTTTACAATGTCTTTTATCTAGTTGTGTTAGAAATCTTTTAATGCTTTgattggaattatttttaatgtataaatgaatttggaagttgttgttttttactaCAATAATCCAGTATAGGTTTATTTTGGTTGCATTTTATAAccctgttttgttttatattctatcCTGTGgtttttcctgatttcattttatctcaatttttttattgagatggttggatttttttttttagatacacTAGATAAAGAGATTGATAGaaatcagttaacaagcattgAGTCCACTGTTTGTCATATGCCAGTTCTCAGTGGAAGGAGACATATCCATTAATAGAAATGCTTCATCTTGATATTTTTGAATAACCTGTGTTATCTAGGGATAATTTGTTCTTGGTTTGAAAGAATGTACCTGGGAATTCcatcttggggggtggggggtgtgTACACATTTTGGGCGAGGGGCAATTTTTTGATGATTTGTCTTGTTTCTTCCTTTGAGGTTAGTCTAATCGTTGTTGTGTTGTGGCCTTTTCCTAGATTCCGCACAGCCATGGCTCGTGGTCCCAAGAAACACTTGAAGCGTGTGGCAGCCCCAAAGCATTGGATGCTTGATAAATTAACTGGCGTTTTTGCTCCTAGACCTTCCACAGGCCCCCACAAGCTGCGGGAGTGCCTCCCTCTTATCATCTTTCTTAGAAATAGACTCAAGTATGCCCTGACAGGAGATGAGGTAAAGAAGATCTGCATGCAGCGGTTCATCAAAATTGATGGTAAAGTCCGTACTGATATTACCTATCCTGCTGGCTTTATGGATGTCATCAGCATCGATAAGACAGGAGAACATTTCCGTCTGGTATATGACACCAAGGGCCGTTTTGCTGTTCATCGCATCACAGCTGAAGAGGCAAAATATAAATTGTGCAAAGTGAGAAAAATCTTTGTGGCTACAAAAGGCATCCCTCATCTGGTGACCCATGATGCCCGTACAATCCGTTATCCAGATCCTTTAATCAAAGTGAATGACACAGTCCAGATTGATTTAGACACTGGCAAGATAACTGATTTCATCAAGTTTGATACTGGCAACTTGTGTATGGTGACTGGTGGTGCTAACTTGGGTCGAATTGGTGTGATTACCAACAGGGAGAAGCATCCAGGTTCTTTTGATGTTGTCCATGTGAAGGATGCCAATGGCAATAGCTTTGCCACTAggctttcaaatatttttgttattggcAAAGGTAATAAGCCTTGGATTTCTCTGCCTCGTGGAAAAGGTATCCGTCTCACCATTGCtgaagaaagagataagagattGGCAGCCAAACAGAGTAGTGGATAAATGAAGATGAAGACTTAGGGGTATATGTGATCAGATCAAGTtgttaaatacagaaaaaaatgtccttttttttgtCAGATGGCATTCCATTCAAAATCAAGAACAAATTATCTCTAGATGACACAAGTTATTCAGGAATATCAAATTGAAACATTACTATTAATGGACATCTCTCTCTTTCACTTGTGACCAGTGTGTGGTCACTTagtaataagtgcttgttaactGGTTTTATTtagtagtttacattttcttgGACAACTGTTGATTCTAGTTTAGTAAAACAGTATATATTATTTCTGCCATTtataatttagtatttttatgaGTATTCTGTATACATTTGAAAAGAATACTTATTCTCTGCTTAAAGTGCTCTCTGCATATATTTACTATTAACCTCCTTTATTGGGTATATCATTCTGATGATGGAATGTTGACATCTGttaaatttttgacttttttgttcaTATCACTTATATTTCCTTTAGTGTGGctcaaataaaatgagaattattgcACACAGTATTAATGTTTTCTGTCATAACTTTATCAAATCCTTCTTGTGCTTCAGAAAGCATCTACTAACCAGccaataaaaacattaaatgcttattctgccaggcactgtgctagtagtaagtactaggaatacaaccacaaaaaattaaaaaagaaaaaaaaagcatcttaaGGATTTTATATACCAACAGGGGAAGATAACATAcattaaaaagctgaaaaaagcCGGGTGGAGAATAGTAGTGTTAGAAAGGGGGGAAATGCCAAAAGGGAAAGTAGAGCAGAGAGAATTCCCAGTATGAGACATGCCTGCATTTATGAAATCACACATCTAAGTCAAAACATATAGTTACCAAGACTCAAGAAGTGATGGTCCTACCACTCAGTGCTGCTAAATTTTGGGAGTGAActtcatatttctttcatttaaaggCCTCTTGTTCCTTGGGACCTATCAAGCTGGAAATGTAAACTCTTCTACTTCAAAGTCTGAGCACAATTCAAGCAATTGTTTCAATATCTTCTTCTTAAACCAGTGAAATCTTTGGGCACTTCCCCCTTGGACAGGTATTTAATTAATCATTTCAGTTCTGGAACTCTTCTGTAGGATGCTAAAATTTAGAGGGGACCTTAGAAGTTATCTAATTCAAACTCCTCATTTTCACAGATGAGGCTATTCAGGCCCCAAAAGGCCCAAATGAGTTGCCCATAATTAATCACAGATAAACTTTAAACCTGGATCTTCTGAATTTCAACCTAGCACTCAATTTTTAGTACCACAATCATATTCAGAAATCCAGTACTAACTCCTGGGCTAAATAATGAACATTTATGTTAGGTTTTAATGGAGGACACTAAAATGATGAGGATATATTCAGAGAGACCTGTATTCAGCCTAGCCTGAACTCATTTAATTGTCTTCTGAGTCTTGAGTTGAGGAAGCCAAAGAAGTTGCAGAGTGTCATGCCCTTGTAAAGGTTTGAATAATCCCTTTTAAGATCAAGTTATGTTATGTATGTCTGGAGGAATCTTCCCAAGGAAGTGTTAAATTATACTATTAAATAGCCACATGTCATTCAGATCGTTCCAAGTTACTTGTTCTCTTCAGAATCCTGAGGTTGTATGTTAAGAAAATATCTGATCATAACCTGACAGATTTACCTTTCTCTTAATATGCAGAAGATGGAAGTAGGGGCAAGTAATAGgatagagaggaaaagataaaagagttCTGTAGAAATTGGAAGATTACAGCCCAGGGTTTTCAATAAATACTAAGGATAATAGGTAGGACTTTTACTTCATTTGGTGAAACTACCAtgaatttaattaccatctccTTGCTGCTGACAGTTCTCAAATCAACCTATCCTCCCTTAGCCTCTCTGcagtctcacatctccaactgcttTTCAGATATCTTAAAATGGATGTTCAATAGAAATTTTAAActaaacatgtccaaaatagagttcattatctttcctccttaaCTCCTCCTCCCTCTTACCTTCTCTATTATAGTGGTTGGGTATGTGCAGGAGAACCATCCTCCTGGTTTCTCAGGCTCACAATGTAGGAgatatctctccctcctccccttacACATCCAATTGGTTGCCAACAGTTAACTTTATCTCTGTAACATCTCTTAGAATgcactcccttctctcctctaacACAGCCAGTCCTCTGGTTCAGATTCTCAATGCCTCATACCTAGTCGATTGCAGTAGTCTACTGGTGACCTAGATTACAGGTGTTCAGCATGTAGCTGGCCTACAGATCCAAGTACTgtctgaaaaatattaaaatgaaattgagaaatatttaacaaaataaaaaatacaatagaatatggataataatatatatgattttcTAAGTTGACATGCATtagaagggatatatatatatatatagtttagtgACTCCCAGTAATTTGACTTTTTTACTGTTGACCagaataaatatacatgtgtgtatatttatttacaagaatagaatcttaaataaattcttaaatgaTTACATGGAAAGAAtgaagggaatttttaaaaattatatatagcatGATATATAGTATCAGCTGAATGATATATAGTAAAAAATTGCCCATTTCCACAAATGTGCTTTAGATTCCAAGTGGAAGAGTTAGCTTTTCTTGCTATTTATAATATAGCCACCAGATGTCATAATTAGTATACTCTGAAACcatattttctgtttccttcatttCAGTAAAAGcttttctaagttcttttttacctttatggtttgggttttttaaatacataaaattacatttttaaaagaaaccaaaGTTTACCCTTAGAAATTTCATATTGATTAGTATATTCCACTTTACCATTCCATGGGATTTTTGTAGTCTAATCCCAGACTGCCTGTATAGTGAGAGAGACAATAGCAATATTACATGGATAATCAATACTTATCGACATGGTGATGATTGTTCTAATGttaggtattttaaaattattaatattttgtaacATCAGAGATTTTCTTTACTATTCATTctcaaataatttcaaattgaaCAAGACAAGTTTCAAAAACTAATTGATGTTTGTCAAATGTAATATTATACTCTATTTTCATAtcactattttattatttgttaatagTAATTTACCATTTATACTCACAGTGAGATACAGTGAAATTATTGCATTTGAGTTTATTAGCACCTATTAAAAACATGATagggtattatttttaaaagtgaaatcaCTTCATTTGTAATTTAGTTTTTGAAGATTATCATAGGAtttaaaaatagagattagaaaaaaaaattattttagagtcttttgccttatttttcttttgttttgagctctgagtattttttttttccttcttggagtGTCTTCACTaaaccaaatatattttttctttctattctttccttttttgaataatgtatataaatgagATCAGATCCAAACATTTCTGAGATAGGAGGACCTGAGCTACTAAAGTATTCAGGAAAGCTACAATATAAGGAGAGAACTTCATTAATGGAAAATCATAGAATGTTACTCTGGAAGATACCATTTCCTTACTTTTATGATTAAGAGAGGGAGATTAAATCActttcaagatcacatagctaggcagtgttaaaGCCTGAATTGGAACTCAGTTGTCTTGACTGactttctctttaattttctagCCATCATGCTACTTCCTTATAGTTTTCTCTTTAAGGAGGGTTCTTATTTATGCTGTACAGTTCTGTATTTTATATTGTTCCCTCTTTGTTCCAAGTACATATTGAAGTAGTATAGTATAGTTCTTTATAGAATTCTCAAggtgcattttttctttctagtttagaAAGGTACACTTCTTTGTGGATTTAGAGCAggtctgaagttttttttttctgatgaactattttatttatttttttactgtcaaaaaaattttataattataaaatttaaaaaaaaagaacataattacaaaaatataattttaatcaataaaaaagttggtaaaaggctttttaaaaatttaatttaattttataattataactttttttttttgacagtacatatgcatgggtaattttttacaacattatcccttgcacttacttctattcagattttttcccttcttcccccaacccctcccccagatggcaggcagtcttatacatgttaaatatattacagtatattctagatacaatatatgtgtgtagaaccgaattccttgttgcacaggaagaattggattcagaaggtaaaaataacagtttacactcatttcccagtgttccttttctggatgcagctgattctgtccatcattaatcaattggaattggattagctcttctctatgttgaagatatccacttccatcagcatacaacctcgtacagtatcattgttgaagtgtataatgatcttctggttctgctcatttcacttagcatcagttgatgtaagtctctccaagcctctctgtatttctcctgttggtcatttcttacagaacaataatattccataacattcatataccataatttacccaactattctccaattgatggacatccattcatcttccagcttctagccactatgaaaagggctgccacaaacattttggcacatacaggtccctttcccttctttagtattttcttgggatataagcccagtagtagtatggctgggtcaaagggtatgcacattttgataactttttgggcataattccagattgctctccagaatggttggattctttcacaactccaccaacaatgcatcagtgtcccagttttcccacagcccctccaacattcatcattatttgttcctgtcatcttagccaatctgacaggtgtgtaatgatatctcagagttgtcttaatttgcatttctctgatcaatagtgatttggaacactttcatatgagtggaaatagttttaatttcatcatctgaaaattgtctgttcatatcctttgaccatttatcaattggagaatggtttgatttcttataaattaaagtcaattctctgtatattttggagatgaggcctttatcagaacctttaactataaaaatgttttcccaatttgttacttcccttctaatcttgtttgcattagttttgtttgtgcagaaactttttaatttggtgtaatcaaaattttctattttgtgatcaataatggtctctagttctcccttggacacaaactccttcctcctccacaagtctgagaggtaaaccatcccatgttcctccaatttatttatgatttcgttctttatgcctaaatcttggacccattttgatctaatcttagtatgtggtgttaaattgtgggtccatgcctagtttctgccatactaatttccagttttcccagcagtttttgtcaaataatgaacaATTCTCTACTAAGATATCTAaattttcatgattattttatataaacttaGGTCAGTCATTCTTATTTAGTTCCATATTAAAACTGGTAGAGAGATGCTAGAGATCAGGGAGCacagataattttatttcttgtggaTTCTTCTAAATGCATGTCCCCTAAGATGTTGGGGCATTTGTATATTGAATAATTGGGTACAATTAATCCATCAAAGCAACCATTCTCAACTAGGAAATTAATTCTAGAATCTTATGGTGGAACTAGAGGTTGGGAAAAGTACACTTGTGACTGATTTTATATCTTATACTTGGACTTTGGGCCCTTCTCTGGGGCCAGAAGAACTTTAAATAGAAGCATGTGACTAGAATAGTTCAAAAAGATACCTGTATTACACTAATGATTCTAAAACTAAATGTTCAAATTACAAGAAATAAGCTTTACATGTTTATCTTTCCCTcacctaacattttttttttcttcctcatatcCTGAAAGAACTCCATATGTGTAGAATTTGGAGGCTGAATTtggagttttttaaaaaggacaatgCCAATACAGTCCAAGAGATGGCAGTcagcatctttaaaaaaaaaaaatctcagtaatTCTATTAATGTGCTTTCCTTATTTTAATAACATCAGCACTGCAGTaatcattaaaagaatgaaaattgtgTTGAAATTGTAAACAcgaatatttcatat from Sminthopsis crassicaudata isolate SCR6 chromosome 3, ASM4859323v1, whole genome shotgun sequence includes these protein-coding regions:
- the LOC141562781 gene encoding small ribosomal subunit protein eS4, Y; the encoded protein is MARGPKKHLKRVAAPKHWMLDKLTGVFAPRPSTGPHKLRECLPLIIFLRNRLKYALTGDEVKKICMQRFIKIDGKVRTDITYPAGFMDVISIDKTGEHFRLVYDTKGRFAVHRITAEEAKYKLCKVRKIFVATKGIPHLVTHDARTIRYPDPLIKVNDTVQIDLDTGKITDFIKFDTGNLCMVTGGANLGRIGVITNREKHPGSFDVVHVKDANGNSFATRLSNIFVIGKGNKPWISLPRGKGIRLTIAEERDKRLAAKQSSG